In Plasmodium vivax chromosome 10, whole genome shotgun sequence, the sequence GCAAAGACGTCAGTGTGGAGGCCCCCTCCAGTGCGAGCTACCTGGCCGGTTTGCACTCCTCTGGTCGGCCAGGCGAGAACGTCCACGTGGGTTCCCACATGGGTTGCCAGGTTGGTTCCCGCGTGGGCTCCCGCGTGGACCTCCACCTGGGTGCTCACTTCAGCTTCGATGTGGAGCCCCAGAACGACGGCGCCAGCGGTGCGCTGGGGGGAGGAATCCCACCCTTCGATGCAGATAAGATGAGCAGCCCGAAAAAACAAGACGAGGGGGACTACCACCAAGCGAACTTTGCATGTGGCTCCTGCATAAGTCACGTCTTCAAATCCTTGGACCAAACGCACAACGGTGTGCTCGCCTCCCATGCTAGAGGCAGCGTCAATCCGCACTACGACGTGGGAGGCATTTCCGTGGAGCAGATGGAGCCGCTGGCCTACTCCGGCGTTTACCATTTGGTGCAGGAGGAGGGGAGTGATGTGGCAGGTGACAAGGGTGAAGTGGACGCCCAGGTGGAGATGCAGGTGAACACGCAGGTGAACGCTCAGGTGAGCACCCAGGTGGACCCCCAAGTTAGCATCCTGCCCAGTGAGAGGAGGCGAGTGGGCGCGCCCTCGAGGGCGGCCAATGTGAGGAGCGCCAACGCTGCTAACCATGCCAACCCGCGCGAGGACAAACGGGAGCACCGCGAGGAGGAAAACGCCCACCTGCGCGAAGGAGAAAGCTGGGCCATGGGGCTCGGGACCCAGTGCCCGATCAGAGCGGATGGGCCGACGGGCGTAGACTGCAGCGAGGGGAGAAGCGACGTCCGAAGTGATGGAAGATGTGACGTCCGAAGTGATGGAAGATGTGATGTCCGAAGTGATGTACGGTGTGACGTTCGAAGTGATGTACGATGTGACGTTCGAAGTGATGCACGGTGTGACGTCCGAGCAAGCCAGTTTAGGGGCAAGACCAGCAGCGCGGGTAGCTGCGCGGGCAGCTGCGCGAAAGGAGATAGCGCCTACTTGGGGcaacccccccccttcctgAACCCCGCCacgatgaagaaaaaagaggaaaacgaTTTCGTCTCCTCGTCCGACAAGAAAAGAAGCATGCACAGGGTGCAGGGTCAGCACTACGGGGGGGGGATCTACCCCAGTGGTATTCACAACGGAGCTGCGATGGCGGAGTGCCTACCCTTCAGTAACAACTTCGCCCCTTACCATCCGAACGAGGGGTTTACAGGCAAGATTAACAGCCTGGACGGTAGCATTAAGGCGAACAAGGGAGTGTCTAGCcatgtaaatttttacgtAGAACCACGCGGGGTATATTCCATGGCTAGCTGTTACGATGGaggcacttccccccttaGACAGAGGAACCATTTAAGGGAAAGTAAAGCAGATGAGAAGAACCCACATGGAGTTGTTCGTGGGAGAGTATCGCCAAGTAACCGAGGAGGGGGAGTACACGGTGCCATCATGACTGATGGGCTGAGCAATAGCCCCCCCATGGGAATAGCAGCGAATGGGAACAACTTGCCTGTCTACATGGTTAACGCGAGGGGCTCTTCAGTAGCTGCGCCTGAGGCAACTGCAACGATTAAGTACGCCGAGGCGATGACCCGGAACCACGCGGATGGTAAAATGAtgaagtttatttttaatggtgagggaaaggagaaaacctCCATGAAGTTGCCCAACGATTGGCCAAAGTTCCAGGGGTTGTGTGGCACACCCGGCATAGCGAACGTGGCGAATGGCCCCATCCCATGCAACAGCCCCTTCGGAGGTATGCTACCTTCAGACGGGGAAGACCACGACGATAACAGTAGTTTGAAGCAGGAGGGCACTCAACAGAACGAGCTCATTCCATTTGAAGGCGAAGGTTTTAATAACCTAGTCAGTTGCGTTAGCAGCACCGACATCTACAGCAGCAGAAGTTTACCCCTCGAAGGGAAGAACTACGCGCACTACGCGAATTACGCAAACTGCGCAAACTACACAAACTGCGCAAACTACACGGTGATGAATTTGCCCAAGGGGGCGGGTGCCATCCCAAGGAAGAAGGACGCAGAGCATAGCGCGCAAATGTTCGGGGCGGTGAAGGCACCTAACAGTTACCAAAAGGTGTTTGACGCTGCCCCTTTTATTGGGGAGGGAGGCCCCGCGCAGGAGAAGCCGTACGGTTTGAACAGCGGCATGGGAGGCGGTTTAGGCAGCGGCATGGGAAGCGGCATGGGAAGCGGCATGGGCAGCGGTTTGGATGGCCACTTCGACAGCAGCTTCGATAGCGGCCTCTACAGCAGGAGGCTACAAAGCGTCTACCACTACGGCGCGAGCTGTGCCCCAGACGCGGTGGGCGCGGTCGGCGGTGTTGGCTGCTCTGTTGGCGGCTCTGTTGGCGGCCACGGGTTCAACGCACTGCAGTTCGTCGGCTACCAGAATGGGGCGGAGAGGGACCGGGAGGGCAAAGCTCTGCAGGTGCATTTGGGGGCGCACCTGGGCACGCCGCTCAGCAGCAGTATGAACAACGCTCCGCCTCCCCATCAAGCGGTCCGAAATTGCGGAGaccccaaggggaagaagtacacCAACGGTAGGGGCGGCGTGATAAGCGGCGTGATTAGCGGCGGTGGAGTGACCCCCCCCGGCGGCGCGCAGCTGATGGAGTACGGCTTCCCCGCCAAGGGGAGCCCCACCGCCCGGTGCCTGTCGGACGGAGCAACGCTGGAGGCACATCACCTAAACAGCCAAACGATGAAGCTGAACAATGCCCTCCTGTGTAGCTACTTCAGCAATGGCTCCCCCGTGATGGAGAAGGGCGGGGTggtttataaaaacaaaatgagtGGCGACGAAGGAAGCTCCACCCTCGTGGAAAAGATAAAGGCGTATGAAAAGATGAAGTTTGACCCGAAGGCGCAGAATGGCAAGGAGCAGGCGGGCGCCCCGCACAAGGGGGTCAACGGAATGGTAGCGAGTGGAGCGAGTGGCATGGTCGGCACGGTTGGCATGGCTGCGAGCGGGGTCAACGGCACGGTTGGCATGGCTGGCAGCGGGGAGGGCCACCCCAAGAACAACGGCGGCCTGCACTACGacgagaaggaaaagctgCTGCCAAAGGAGGCGACCAAATTCGGGAACAAGCTCAGCACCCTTAATGGAAAAGGGTTCAGCAACCTAAAGAGCAGCTACCACGTAAGCAGTGAGTCTCTCTCCACAGACAGCTTCgttgtaattaaaaagtacaCAGCAAAGTACGAGGTGCAGATAGACCCCTTCAACGGGTTTGACATTGCGAAACGGATTATCGGGCTTAAAGGAACCAACATGAAGAAGATCTGCATCGACACGGATTGCAAGCTACGGTTAAGGGGAAGGGGTTCAGGGTACTTagaaggggaggagaaaaaggaagccaaTGAATCGTTGCATCTGTGTGTGTCTTGCCAGAAATACGACCACTACGTCTTGGCCAAGAAGCTCATCGAGCAGCTGCTCGTCAAGATCTACATGGACTATGACACTTGGCTGTACAACCACGGCAAGCCCTACGCGAACTTGAAGCCGAAGACGTATGAGAAGTTCATTCCCCTCTTCAAGTTCCACCAGGGTGGAGGGGCGAAGCAGCAGAACGTGAACCAGGGCtgaggggaagcggtgaagggaagcagcgaagcggtgaagtggcgAAGCAGCGCGGTTATACAATGCCTCTCCCTTTGGGTGGTGATGCATTCCCCCATCGTGCGTACGTCCCCCTCCCCTCGTCACGCAAatggtggaggaggaaactGTCTATGTAGCCTCTTCCCTGTTCACTCATCACTTTTCTCTCCTCACTTTTCACTTTCCCCCGTTcaccttccccttttgggttTTTTCCTGGGAGTCTCAAACGAGTGGCGGAGCTGCACAACTGATGAAGTGCGGCTTTCCGTACATCTTGCCGTTTAACACAATTacgttttttgttttttttttattttttttttttatttatttttccccttcatggCTATGTCCCACTTACGCGGCTAACTGCGACCTGTGTGCACCTGTACACACATAATTCTCCCCCTTCCCACTGTCAATTTtacctgacccgttcaggcaattTTGTGCTCCCCTCCAAATGGAGAactcaaaatggaggagatcaaaatggagaagttCCAAATgatgcttccccttttcacgtTCGTTTTTTCAATGCGCCGATCGCCCCACCTGCTCGGGTGCCAGCTTTTCTAAAAATGGACGCATGTGAGAGAACACACAGAAGGGGTGAAATGCAACCCGCCAACGCTGCACAATGCTACTCAGAGTGCTAGCCATTTGGGGGGTTAAAAGGGCGTACGTGTTTGCATGCAcattgcgaaaaaaaaaaaaaaaaaaaaaaaaaaatatgaacataaatatgaacataaaTGTGACGCGCGAGCAACTGCCGCTGTGCAGACGGGGGAGCGCCTTCTCTTCCCTGCCGCGACTTTCAAGCAGCACTGGCAGGCTGTTCTTCCTTCACTTTGAGAATCGCCTTTAAAATGTCCTTCGTCACCTGAGAGGGGTGCCAATGTAcaccacaaaaaaaaaaaaaagaataataataataagaagaagacgaCGAAGCAGTGTGCGCTTCCCATCTGGGGTGCAATTCGATACATGTGCTGGTGACATCGCCTTGTtcgtctctttttttttttttttttttttccattactTGGTTGAAGTGACCTAAGAGGGTTAGCCCAAAAGTAGTTATGCTTTCCATTTGAGGGGgggcctttttctttttagaGGAGGAGACTTCATCTAGCAGCGCGTCCATTTGGAGCAGCTCCTCGGTTGGTTTTTCTttcggagggggggggaaatagtGGAGATGGGGCATATAGTGGAGAGGTACGAACTGATGGGAGGAGACAAATCTGCATGCAGGAAACAAATATGCGGGGCGCGGACTAACCTCCGAAGGAGAGCAGCGGGTCAAACGACGTCAGCTTATCGATGAGGAAGGCATTCACACACGGGGAGAGTTGGCCCCACTCGGCGTCCTCCAAGTTGTTCTGAGCACCAAAGAGGGAGTAGTCATAGCCCAGCAAAATGTAGCAGCTGAGCAGAATCGCCCTGAAGTTTTGGCTCCACTCCACCTTTACTTTTCctggaaggggaaaaaaaaaaaaaaaaaaccaaaaaaaaaaaaaagaaaaaagtgcgCATACTTGGCGGTGCATATGTTGGCTCCTCCGCGCTGTAACGTGTGGCCCCCTGGTGACTTACCAATCTGGAGGATCCTCTGCTGGTGGCTGTtaatgttttcttttataaaCTGCAAGAGGCACATGCCTTTGGTTAATTCTTCGGACTCCTTCAGGAGAGGATGTTCCGTTAGGGTGTTTTTAAATTGGCTTACGACACCTTCGTGGTTTTGACTTTCCATTTGTTCCCTCAGCTTATCGGTGGCCTCCCTTTCTTCCCCGTGCGCGCAGCTGATCATGTAGTTCACCTGCTCCTCCACACACTTGCGCTCCCCCCGCACTATCCGGGTGATTAGAAAATAGGAAAAGTTTATGGCGTCGCTTATCTGCCGCCTGCTCATCTTGTTTACGCTCCCCCGGTTGTCTAGGCAGAGGCACATTTCCACTGGCTCGGCTTCCTTCCAGTTCAGTTTAGCCTTCGTGCCCTTTCCGCTTGGCCGTCCCTGCGCTGTTTTCTCGTCTGCGTCGTCTTCTTCGTCTGCTTCGTTTgcttcgcctttttcttcatctttttcttccttttcttccttttctttctcttctcccccctcgggGCTCTCCACAACTTGGTCGGCCTCCCCCTTGACGCACTCTTGCAAACGCGGGGGAagggcaaaagggggaggaggttGATTAGAAGGAGGAGGTTGATTAGGAAGGAGGCAGTCACTACGGGCATGCACACGTACACACGTCTGCTTTCACGTTTGCATGAACTCCTGCGTGCACAGGGGCGGTTGCCAATCAGGCCGCATTACCACTCAGCGTATTACCACTCGGCGCGGGCTCCGCACAGGGGGCCGCCAACCGCAGGAAGGCCCTCTCACGCAGGCAGTACAGCGCATGCAGGAAGTTCCAATCGTAGTAGGAGTAATAGACAAGGGGGATCAAAAGAAAGTCTCCTGGTTTGCCACTGCCATAGAGGAACGAATCATCCTCTCCCATTGActcataaatataaaagcaGTGGTAGGAGAGGTTCATGTGTAGGGTGTTGAGCAGTTCCGCTTGtagt encodes:
- a CDS encoding hypothetical protein, conserved (encoded by transcript PVX_098060A), with protein sequence MEAMEAVDAVEASAKGTTQEDLSYIQQHAGYALAKSLLWTIKTDTADPLALLSAHLANVASFNAKKKKKKKKKILIKKINSYNIKIRDEIKRTFCQRKLADVYSLAKRSGEKDWSEDCVHLLQLIKQVFEVQNVYVGRTYLTGRKRGKDARKEARKKTLRFTHCTEHCNLGSDTIRGQRVSRIFSSTGRHSKGDHSTSSKLFPFETGFLFPHFVRPDFCYDDPGDDLFAWVNPLHQGGSCARRVRSGMGKEEEEKEEEETNEEDEEEETNEEDEEEETDEEEEEEEEEEEEADEDEAENEREKDDAGEEPQEQPPGDEHKGSDHDSTADPSEEKKKTETESNEEEELQAELLNTLHMNLSYHCFYIYESMGEDDSFLYGSGKPGDFLLIPLVYYSYYDWNFLHALYCLRERAFLRLAAPCAEPAPSECVKGEADQVVESPEGGEEKEKEEKEEKDEEKGEANEADEEDDADEKTAQGRPSGKGTKAKLNWKEAEPVEMCLCLDNRGSVNKMSRRQISDAINFSYFLITRIVRGERKCVEEQVNYMISCAHGEEREATDKLREQMESQNHEGVVSQFKNTLTEHPLLKESEELTKGMCLLQFIKENINSHQQRILQIGKVKVEWSQNFRAILLSCYILLGYDYSLFGAQNNLEDAEWGQLSPCVNAFLIDKLTSFDPLLSFGEKPTEELLQMDALLDEVSSSKKKKAPPQMESITTFGLTLLGHFNQVTKDILKAILKVKEEQPASAA